The genomic window ACTCGGCGACCGGTGGCCCGGACGTCGCGCGCCGGATCTACCCGATCGTCACCGTCATCACCGATGAGGGCTTCCGCAAGCTGGGCGACACGGAATCCTCGGAGATCGCGCGCGCGATCCTGGAGCGCCGGCTCGAGCAGCCCGACGGTCCGCGTGCCGCGCTGCTCTGACCGGTCCTGATGCTCCTCCGATGCACTCGTCACTGACAGAAAGGGACGGATAGCCGGTGTCGACGCCGTTCTATGTCTCACCTCAGCAGGCCATGGCCGACCGGGCGGAATACGCCCGGAAGGGCATCGCCCGTGGTCGCAGCCTGGTTGTGCTGCAGTTCGCCGACGGCATTGTGTTCGTCGGCGAGAACCCGTCCCGCGCGCTGCACAAGTTCAGCGAGATCTACGACCGGATCGGCTTCGCGGCCGCCGGCAAGTACAACGAGTACGAGAACCTCCGGATCGGTGGTGTGCGCTACGCGGATCTGCGGGGCTACACCTACGACCGCGACGACGTGACGGCGCGTGGGCTGGCCAACGTCTACGCGCAGACGCTCGGCACCATCTTCTCCAGCGCGGCCGAGAAGCCGTACGAGGTGGAGCTCGTGGTCGCCGAGGTCGGCGCGGGGCCCGAGGGCGACCAGATCTACCGTCTCCCGCACGACGGATCGATCGTGGACGAGCACGGCTCGGTCGCGGTCGGCGGCAACGCGGAACAGATCAGTACCTTCCTGGACCAGCGCCACCGTGACGGCATGTCGCTCGCGGAGGCGCTCAAGCTGGCCGTGCAGGCACTGTCTCGCGAGGCCAACGGCAACGAGCGGGAGATTCCCGCGGAGCGGCTCGAGGTCGCGGTACTGGACCGCACGAGGCCGCAGCAGCGCAAGTTCAAGCGGATCGTCGGGCGGCAGCTGGCCCGGCTCCTCGACGCCGACGGCGCCGGGGCCACCCCGACGGACGCCCCGTCGGACACGGAGGAGCCGGACAGCCCCGCGGCTCCCGCCGCCGGGACCGACACGCCGGACGCGGACACCGAGGGCACGGGCGGGTCGGCGAAGAAGTAGGCCGCTCCCGCGACAGCTCCGACGGTGCCCCGGGACGCGATGCGCGTCCCGGGGCACCGTCATGGGGCAGGCGGGGGAGCGGTGGAGCCGCGTACCACCAGGCCGACCGGGAGGTCGCTGTCGTCCGCGGGCCTGCCGTCCAGGACGGCCAGCAGGGCCGACATGCCGCGCCGCCCCACCCGTTCGGCGGGCAGGCGCACGGTGGTGAGCTCCGGCTCGACGGCGGTGGCCAGCGCCAGGTCGTCGAAGCCGGTCACGGAGATGTCGTCGGGGACCCGCAGCCCCCGTCGGCGGACCGCCTTGCAGGCACCGGCGGCCAGGATGTCGTCGTCACAGACGATCGCGGTCGGAAGCGGACCGGCGGACGTCAGGACGGCCTCGGTGGCCTCACGTCCGGCCCCCACGTCCAGCGGGGCGGTGACGGTGCGCACGACGGCCCCGGGGACCTCCCGCACCGCTTCGCCCAGGGCCCGGGCGCGCACCGCGAAGGTCCAGGTGTCCACGGCGGACGCCAGATGGACGATCCTGCGGTGCCCCAGTCCCAGCAGATGGTCCGTCACCTGACGCATGCCGTCCGCTATGTCGAGGTTCACCCGTGCCGCCGCGCCGTGGTCCTCGGGATCGCTGTCCAGCATCACCAGCGGCAGCCCCGCGGTCCTCAGCGCCCCCAGCGCGCCGGCGGCCATCGAGGAGGCGATCACGCCGTCGAGGGCCGCGCGGGCCGAGGCGAAGGGGTCCCGGGCCGGCCCGGTGCCGTCCGGCGACGGGTACAGGACGACACCGAAGTCGTGCTCGGCCGCGACGGCCGCGGCGCCGGTGTGGACGCGGGCGAAGAACTCGTTGGTGAGCGCGGGGACGACGAGGAGAGCGGTACGGGTGCGGCCCAGCCGGAGACTGCGGGCGGCCAGATTGGGCCGGTAACCCAGCTCCCGCGCACTGTCGCGCACCCGGTCGGCCGTCGCCGCCGACACCCGCCCGCGCCACTTGTCACCCAGCACCAGCGAGACG from Streptomyces sp. NBC_01341 includes these protein-coding regions:
- the prcA gene encoding proteasome subunit alpha, with product MSTPFYVSPQQAMADRAEYARKGIARGRSLVVLQFADGIVFVGENPSRALHKFSEIYDRIGFAAAGKYNEYENLRIGGVRYADLRGYTYDRDDVTARGLANVYAQTLGTIFSSAAEKPYEVELVVAEVGAGPEGDQIYRLPHDGSIVDEHGSVAVGGNAEQISTFLDQRHRDGMSLAEALKLAVQALSREANGNEREIPAERLEVAVLDRTRPQQRKFKRIVGRQLARLLDADGAGATPTDAPSDTEEPDSPAAPAAGTDTPDADTEGTGGSAKK
- a CDS encoding LacI family DNA-binding transcriptional regulator — translated: MSSAQQPAPPRPTSRDVARAAGVSQATVSLVLGDKWRGRVSAATADRVRDSARELGYRPNLAARSLRLGRTRTALLVVPALTNEFFARVHTGAAAVAAEHDFGVVLYPSPDGTGPARDPFASARAALDGVIASSMAAGALGALRTAGLPLVMLDSDPEDHGAAARVNLDIADGMRQVTDHLLGLGHRRIVHLASAVDTWTFAVRARALGEAVREVPGAVVRTVTAPLDVGAGREATEAVLTSAGPLPTAIVCDDDILAAGACKAVRRRGLRVPDDISVTGFDDLALATAVEPELTTVRLPAERVGRRGMSALLAVLDGRPADDSDLPVGLVVRGSTAPPPAP